The genomic segment ACCGGCGAGACCACGCCGAGCACGATGTCGTCGATCACCGCGGGGTCGAGGTCGGGGTGGCGCACCTTCAGCTCGTCGATCAGGCCGACCACCAGGTCGACCGGCTTGGTGCCGTGCAGCGCACCGCCCTTGTTCTTGCCGCGAGGCGTGCGGAGCGCCTCGTAGATGTACGCCTCACTGCTCACAACAGAATCCTCCGGTACTGGACTTCAACGGGTATGCCGTACTGATCAGTAACGCTAATACAGACTAACTTAGTCCCCCCAAACCCCAGGGTGTCAATGGGTTGCGAGCCAATCGACACTCGCTAGAGTGTGTTCACCTATGGAACCTACGCCCGCCCGTGGCCGACGACCACGCGATCGCAAGAACCAGCTCGCCGGAGTGGCCGCCGAGCTGTTCCGCGCACGGGGCTACCACGGGGTGGGCATCAACGACATCGCCGCCGCGGCCGGGGTCACCGGACCGGCGCTGTACCGGCACTTCGCGGACAAGCAGGCGATCCTCGCGCACGTGGTGCTCTCCGGGATCGACGACATGGAGGCCGCGACGGCGTCGGCGGTGTCCGACAGCTCGGTGCCCGGTCCGGAGCAGATCGAGACCTTGCTCACCTGCCTGGCCGGACAGGCCGTCGAACGCCGGGAGATCGCCGCGCTCTGGCGCTGGGAAGGCAAGCACCTGCCCCGCGACGACCGCCGTGAGATCCGGCGGCGCTCGGGCGAGGTGCTCGCGTCGTGGGCCAAGTCACTGCAGCTGGTGCGCCCGGAGTTGACGCCGGAGGACGCGGAACTGCTGTGCTGGGCCGGGTTGAGCGTGTTCGGCAGCGTTTCGGTGCACCACACGAGCGTGGCGAAGCGCCGGTTCGCGCAGCTGCTGGTCGACCTGGCGCGGCGGGTCCTGCACACGGAACTGCCCCCGGCTCCCGAAACGGTGGCCGCGCCCGTGCCGCCCGGCATCGGCCAGACCTCCCGTCGCGAGCAGCTGCTCTCGGCGGCGACGGAACTGTTCTCCCAGCGCGGTTTCCACGCGGTGAGCATGGAGGAGATCGGCGCCGCGGCCGGGATCAGCGGC from the Amycolatopsis magusensis genome contains:
- a CDS encoding TetR/AcrR family transcriptional regulator, whose product is MEPTPARGRRPRDRKNQLAGVAAELFRARGYHGVGINDIAAAAGVTGPALYRHFADKQAILAHVVLSGIDDMEAATASAVSDSSVPGPEQIETLLTCLAGQAVERREIAALWRWEGKHLPRDDRREIRRRSGEVLASWAKSLQLVRPELTPEDAELLCWAGLSVFGSVSVHHTSVAKRRFAQLLVDLARRVLHTELPPAPETVAAPVPPGIGQTSRREQLLSAATELFSQRGFHAVSMEEIGAAAGISGPSVYRHFAGKSALVIAICRRAADRLAVGAEHALRTSAPPDEREALRRLAESYVRTLTGSAELSVAFAGDPLNLPEQDQAELLRVQRDYVAQWVHLLSAVHPELNAREAKITVHAALTIANDLARTRRVNARPQLPAELHRMMISVLDLD